The DNA region TGTTGGCCTCTACTCTTACCCCTGACACAGTATATCTGATATAAAAACTACAGCTTTTTGGAAAGCATCCAAGCATTAATATTCTTTATAGAATCCTGCCAATGTGTTTGTTTAATATGTGGGGTGCGGAGTCAACTCTGCTCCATATCAAAGTCCATTTAAGGGTATTCTATTGTCTTTGTCCATATAAACTGCACTATTTGGTTGACAGCCATTGTTGTCACCACTGAGCTCCTAGTTTTACTTTTCAAATAGCATATCACTATATTTGTTCAGAACAGATCTGATGTTGCTGATCCTTGCATTATCATAAAGGGTTCTCAACTGGGGAAGATCAGCTTGAACTTGCTTGTAAATAACATTGCAGTGTTGCCATCAAAATCCATGCTGATCGCCACTGTTAATGACATGATCTATGCCTTCAACACCAGCATGATTGGAGCTATATACCGCTATGCAATTAAAAGCAGATGAGATCCTCTGTATTTCCATTGACCCAGGATGTGTGAGAACTGACAATGGGGGAGATACAGTAAATCTAGATTCAGTAATAAACCactaatacatatttttttcttatgtaaCTATCCATACTGGAGAAAACAACATTACAAATGAGACTATAAACAACTGACGGGAGTGTACTTCTATACTGTGTCTATACCAATACAGAGAAtcttaacatttaaaatgcattgcatCAATTTATGCTGGGGGACTATGAGAACCCAAAAGAGAATACACAAGTTAATGTTTATTGAGGACATTTGAGAAGTTTAATTTTGGATTATAATCAGTTATAATAAGGTAAAGTTATAAAGTTGCAGTGTGATGATTTAGTGTGAAGAATGTTTTTCATTCAAATGACCCTGGAGTCCCAAAACCCAAACAGAATCACAAAAGATTGTCTCTCCTGGCCAATAATACACTATTTTAATTGTGTGTGATTCAATGGTTATTCACTAGACACTAAAAagcgtggggggggggggggggggggggttgtgtttCATTGACAGTCTTACTGAGAAACAGCATGCTGTTTAGCAGAcacgttttttaaatttattttattaaaaaaatatatttcataaaaatcaCAGAGACAATGCAGTGCTTCACTTGGCCGAGGTCACCACCAAGAGGCTGATAACGGTACTGCTGTTCCTCATGGCTTCTCCAGGTCAGACTATCACTGATGTGGGCATAAGCCTTGTTTTTCACATTCAGTGACATGAACTTCATCATATATAAACAGAGTTATATAAACAGAGGGTTTTTTTTAGATTCAACATGTTCTGCTTAGCATAATTCTCTGAAACGACAGTCAACAATGCAGAGAAAATATAAATTGAACCTTACTTCACCTTTGccttgaaggagtggatgccgagttgccatatccttcatactgatattaattatgaTATTACATGATTTGttatttgactattaatcaagttatggcaagagtgaaatgtgtaaccttatgtgtgcttatgagatattaaagaatcctgttctaccctgtatttcttttcctcaagattaatgtccacatattatgtgtgtgtatccaaccgtaatgattaGACACTcaccagtgctagaaagccttgaattttagataagttctctgtgtatgtgtgttagtatctgtacagggagaagctcagacagtcccaggacaaacgatcaactgccagtgtccagcgtgtcagatatacgtctttggagagtttatctaggttttggaaccaatcagaattttgtagATGGCTTTTTACTTATTTAGTTAAATCATACAACAATCTTGGAGGTTAAATACTGAtcaataacttgattaatagttacacaatattaatgagataattaatatatattgaaGAAAGGATATGATCAGTGGCGTCTTAGATCAATGTGGGGTCCAATACCCCACAAcctaaactatttatttattaatgatggTTGTGGTGGACAAAACAACAAATCATGGCAGCAGTATCTAGGATAGTTGCATAATTGTGACTGACAGCTGTGTATTTACAGTCATTTATATTTTGCAGCCAGGCAATTCAGTTTTAGTGTTTCTCGTGTCTTTTGTTTTCTGTACGACCTTGCACAGGCTGCTGCTGCACTTTTATTCCACAGGCAGTCACTATTAATAATCGAACTGACCACATTCCTTTACTCTGTCACCTTCTGTTGTTTAAATGAGCTATCTGTGAGCTATCCtctgaagacagacagacacagtgggtatGGCCTCAGGCCTCCAGGAGGTGTTTATGCAACATAATACAACATAACACTCCAGAAGGGGGAATGAAATGTCCGGGTggattatccaaaataaaagtgggACACGGTGCCCTCGCGGTGAGTTCCCTGCGAGTGAATGAGAGGAAGTGAAGAAGAAATGGTACAGAGACGGCTCAGCTCTCAGCCATAGTGATGGTTCATCTCCATTAATGAAAAGATGTTGCCCGCGTGTGGTCATGGAAAAACTATCCTCTTCTGGGATCAGCACTGTGCCACAATGATTCTGGTAAAGGGCGTTGATTAAAATGACGGGGTGGAGCTAAATATGGGGGAGGCAATCTTTCTGCCACATCCTCAATTGCAGTATATTACATAATGTAACAGTGGCATTGAGTTACTTTTACATATCCTACATGGAAAACACTTTTTCATGCAGACAGAGTAGAAGCAGCCTTTAGCGGACCATGGCAGTAGTGAAAGCTTGCAAAATCTTGATCACTGGAGCTAACCGGGGTTTAGGCTTGGAAATTGTTAAGCAGCTGTCTGAGAACTCTTTTCCCAAACAGCATATCTTTGCTACCTGTCGTGACCCAGACGGGCCAAAGTCTGAGGTGAGTTATGAATAACTAACACAAACAGAAATACATCGGGAGAAATTATAATGTGCCTTGTTTAATTATGCATTTGTTCTTCATAAAGGCATTGAGAGAACTGGTGAAAAAACATCCAAGTGCTATAACTATCATACGTCTTGGTAAATGTGCATGTGTCCTATTTTAGAGTTTAAAATTtccttggaaaaaaaataataataatatatatatatatatatttttttttttagaatttaaaagaGATTTTTCGATGTTTCTTGAATACCATTTCATTGCTTGATACTTTAGCACTAATATTTGTTCTGTTAATTTTAGATGCTGATGATCCATCCAGTGTCAAAGATTCTGCAAAGAAAGTGGGATCTCTTCTGGGAAACAGTGGTTTGAACCTGCTTGTGAATAATGCTGGAATCGTGGCAAATGGCACCATTCAGACCAGCAGTGTTGAAGACATGAAAAACACCTTCAACACCAACGTGATAGGACCCTTATTAATCATTAGGGTAATGTGATGCATTATTAAgagctacaaaataaataaataaataataataataaactgatcaGACCAGCTAGTCCAAAAACACACTGCTGTGACATTATTAAAGTAAGCTACCGCTTTCACGCTCAGTGTTGATTTTGATTATTGCATATTGCACTGATTAGGCAACACGTTTCTGTTTATTAATGAATCACAACATTCCTGTCAATCAGTCAATGGCAATTCAAGACTATATCTACAATAGTAAAATGACAGATAAGTCTTTTGAGTCATTTTTAACACTCATTTATGTCTCAAAATTatgaacattatttttttctctttcttttgtgTAGGAATATCTACCTTATCTACAAATGGCAGCAAAAGCGAGCGGGACTCCAGGAATGTCCAGTAATAAAGCAGCTGTCATCAACATCTCCTCTGTGGCAGGATCCATGACCAGAATGCCTTCCATATACAATCACTTCCCAACGTTGCCATATGGAGTGAGCAAGGTACGCCAATGTAATGCTAAGGCACTAATTAAAGCCTAACTCAACTCAATGCATGTCTAAACAGTATTGAAGGCACAATGAGCTGATGAACACCTCAAATGTTATGTTTACCTATCAGGCAGGTTTTAACATGCTGACTGTGTTAGCTGCGGAAGAGTTTAAGGCGGATGAGATCCTCTGCGTGGCCCTTCACCCAGGATGGGTGAAAACTGAACTGGGTGGAGATGATGTGAGTGTTGATCTCTTAAGTCACGCTCTGTTGTACCATGTGCTTTTGATTTCCATTTTCAAAACACACTTCTTTCATTGCCATACAAACTTTCTTTAGACCACAGCTTTAAGTGTTTCTTTGTGAAGTTTTAGTCATATCTTTATGACTATGCCAGTTGgaaatttattttgatattcaAAACAGTTTGCATGTAATCATGAAATGAGTAAGTTACTGGCCAAAATGGGCAGAAACTTTTACAACCAGAGTACATTTTGAGCTCAACTCAAGcttcatgcatatatatatatgatgatatcatcaaatttttatatatatatatatatatatatatatatatatatatatatatatatatatatatatatatatatatatatatatatatatatatatatatatataaatttgatgATATCATcacctactggtcaaaagttataaAGCCATGAATCTCATAGTGTTAAAACTAGTTTTCCTTCATTTGCTGAGAGTGATATGACCCCACAAATCCATTCAAAAACAAGCCTTGCATTGGTGTGGTTTTGCTGTAATAGCAGCTTGAagctatatttatgttttatattgttagtatgctAATAAATACATGCTTTTTGATTTCCACAAGGCAACACTTGAATCAAAAGAAAGTGTGGAGGGGATGCTGCGTGTCATTGGCAGCCTCACTGAGAAGCAGCACGGAGGATTCCTGGACTACACTGGAGAAACTGTGACCTGGTGAACAAGTTCAAGGTCACTTTTTAATAAAAGGGCATACCAAATCATAAGCACTTGGGGATAAGTTAAAGGTCacaagggatacttcacccaatAAGGAAAACCTCATGCACGTTTGAAGGGTGAAGTATATCTTTAATTTCAGGCCTCAAGGGTTTATGGGAGACGTGataattttatactttttatacaataaaacacTCAATAAAGCACTACTGTCtcttttttactgtatatgttgCATGACTCTGATTAGCAATAGCATGCACAGCTGAAGTTCAGTTTCAGTTAGGTAAGTTAAATAAAACCCATCTGTTGTGCAGTATGTATAACAGGTATAAAACATAAATCTTAGAGAAAGCAGCAGCTAGgctgaacaaaaatacaaataggtgaaAGATGAGAATATGTCACAGAGTGATAATCAACCATCTCAGAATTTAGCATCcattatacatacatgcatatatacatatatacctttcttttttgttttccacCATTCAACAAAAactattgaattgaattaaattaaattgctattaaacagtttaattaaactgaaattatGTGGACTGATGGTTTCAACAGAAGGATATTGATTGAAAAAACCTCAAGCTCGTGTCTTGAAAGGTTGACATAATTGCTAGAAATCAATTTCTTGTCCTGGTAGTTTTTGCTTCTGCTTTATTAAGCTTTCAATAACTGAACTAGCAGCATATATCTACTGCTACAGGTCAAGCTGAAATAAAGCATAGCTCCACTCTATCTACATCCATTcacattgacatttttttttcttttaagacaGACGTCACATTGATGTAACATAATATAAACATAACTAGACCGAAAAAGGGAATGAAACGTCCGAGGAAAGTATTCAAAATAAAGTGGGGTGCGGTTTCCTTGTGGTGAGATGGTTCAAGAGATTTCACTCCTCAGAAACAAGATGTTATTTTGGCATGTGCCGGCATGTATATTTACGTTGAATATAAAGTGAATATGATAATGTTGGTTGCAAGAGACAGAAGAGTAAAAGGCAGTCGCACACGGTATAAAAAGCTGTTTAAAATCCTGATGTCCACAACGCCAGTCaaatgttaatgtacataatgacttCACCCTTGGCTGGAAGAGAGTAAAGACTTTTTTTCAATAATAGCTTATGCAACATTTTTCTGCAGTCAATCTGAATTTTTCCACGatggaaaaactaaatattaaaaatagtaaattatgtttattcaatgcaaacaggttttcaATAGGCTATGGTTTGGGACAGAAAATATCGTTAGGTCAGAATAAACGTAAGTCTATGGAAATTTTTGAAGTAAACTTTTTGCCTTTAAGATGATTAGATTGTAAACTGTTGCCTTGCATGGTGCATGGTGTGCACAACTGCATGGTGTTTATGGTCCAGTGTGCATAACAGCTCATTTGAAAGTGGTTTACCATCGGGTTTAGGTTTCCTGTACAAACTCCACGAAAGTTGAGACACTGTACAGTAAGCTGTTATAGTTGCTTCTTTGAGACTGTTCCATATAGCCTTATAGAGGCAGTTTTAACATTAAGTGACGTGAAATGTGACGCACAGTTGCCATTGGCACATATGTCAGTGTGCAGTGGCATGTGCCACATTGCCACTATGCTCAGTGACACTTCTGGTGGCACGTGTCAGTGGACATTGGCAGGTGTCACTAAAACCTGCCGctgggttttatatatatataaaaataaaagaaataaaaagaaaaaaacaactttttaatCGAATGTGCCACCACTAACTGATACTTGGCAATCAGGAATTAgcctacatataaatataaactgaTGAGAAAATGCCACAAACCTTTATGATTTCTACTATTCTAACATGCTTTATATAAACTTACACCAAACATTCAGAAGTGTGCTTGACCTTGACGTAATGTAAGTTTATACTATATTAAACAAAGTTTGTCCTTATTAACGTGTCTTCAGAAAGTCAAATGCTTTGACAAAACATTCAGGCATCTCCAGAAGAGGGTAGAGTGGGGGAAAACGCCCCCCTGGGGTAAAACGCCCCCCACCTGTTTTTGCCAAAATAACCACTAGAGAGAGTCAAGATACATTTTCAAGATGATAAAAACGGGGATAAAAAATCTCTTTGGAGAAGCTGACACCAGCGACGTATTTGAAGAGAAGAGGATTACATGGTAAGCGCTATAATTTTCAGATATTAGTAAACAAGTGTTTAAGAGAATTGTTCTGCAGGATATCACAGTGATGTATGATAGATGAATAGTGAAGTCTGTAGTTTAAGAGGATATGTTATTTATAaggaatataattatattttaaaaattaaacatttttttaaaaagtcataGGTTGTGGGGtaaaaccgagcgccaacctcccgctctctctcgtgaggccaataaggaagtgactaaaactgcaattcatcgactggccgcttgaggctggctgcaaaagggagtcagtcccatagactccctatgttaaaatgcccaactttacagcaggaaaaaacatgtttacagcctggttcaaaaaattattttggtctaaatagctcattttgcccttcatgacaactgtgaggggggtgaatttttttataactcatccgtttaaattatattaagacttaaagttctgcataattaagggcgtggccacttgagtgacaggaagattgccgctgctgacactgccgtcgcgctaggtgggcgtggctacagcaactagctcccgcctttttgcccatttttgattgtccgggagagtcgcgcggtgacgccgctgccaagatggcgacggcccgctctacacactttaggcttcaaaaactctcttcagtagtctacgggtgacgtcacgaacactacgtccatatttttatacagtctatgggtaaAACGCCCCCTACGCTGAGGGGTAAAACGCCCCCCAGAGGGCATAGTTTCTCTCTATCATAATTACTATAATAACATATTTCTGTCTTATCAAATCCTCTGTTTTACACTTAATGCAGTATAACTAGGTGGtaaaatcaaaatatttgaacaaaagaaaaaaaaaatcctcaagtGAGCATTAGGCTAGCTTGATAGCACAGTTAGCTCACTGATGGAAAGTGGTTAGGTGACCCAATGATAAAACATAGTggcttttattacatttattgaatGTATTTCActacataaatacaaatttataagtttaatatttatttagggttttctgtttttcttggtGATAGTGAACAAATACATCAATTATCAACCCCATAAAGGCCTAGTGTAGAAATCTCAacctcatatatattttttctctccaTATAGATGCGGACAGGTGTGAGGGGTGCCAAAAGTGGGCACATGTAGATTGTTCCAATGAGATTCAAGGGGAATTCATCTGTGAAATGTGCATGGATGAACAGTGAATGGCTaatgaattaatgtttatttatttatttatgtatttatttatttattacaacataTTTGTTTGCATGACTTAGTTATatgtataaatttaaatgttacaaatttgGATATGTTGGACATTtctcaaataaatattaatatataggcATGTTGATACATTACTTGCCTTTTACTTTTAGAGATTAAAAACTAGTCTGTTCATTTTGCTGTTGATCTATGAAGCAAACTGGTTGGTAAGAAAGGGGGCATTTTACCCCACCTTGGGGGGCGTTTTACCCCACCGCTGGGGCAAAACGCCCCCtttgtacaaaaaatattttctatatccTTTGTGACAGAGAGGAAGTGAGCTGAAATGAACTCTGCAGCGCGATCCCAGAGGAGAGACTCGATCATTTTTGTGACTAACGTTACACATGCCCAGCATCTTTTCGGTAATAATGAACGACATGAGTTGGGAATTGAAATTATGTCTTTGCGTTATCACGATTTCAAAATCCAGGGTATAGTCAATGTTTGCGTATACGAAAACTTGGGGGAATTTGGCTGATCTAACATTCTGAACATTAGCCAAACTTATGCATGGGTATGACAGATTTTTAGTGATTGGGAGCTCTTGCTATGATGTATATAGCCTAATCCATTTTGAATCAACGTTTTGGCTTTTATACTGCTGTAGGACAATGCAACGTGCTGTAAATGCGCGATTCACTAAACTGCAAGGATTGACAACCAGACGAGACAATATCTAATGTGTTAAAATCAAGGCCAGCACTTCTAATTTCAGATGATAGTTTTGTATGTGACACCGGGCGAAGGGCAGCGTTTAAAGTGACTGGTGGCGCTAAAATATGGGAAAGCGATCTTTCTGTCACAGTCGCAAGCGTAAAGCAAAACGCATATTACGTAATGTTTAAAGGGGCGTTACATTCCCTTGGTTGCACATACAAACCAGTTTTAGAGGCAGCCAGATCGAAGCAGATTGTCAGAACATGGCAGCAGTGAAAGCATGCAATATCTTGATCACCGGAGCCAACCGGGGCTTGGGCTTAGAAACTGTTAAACAACTCACAGAGGACTCTTGTCCAAAACGTCGTATTTTTGCTACCTGCCGGGACCCAGATGGGCCAAAGTCTGAGGTGAGTTGTAAATAACTACCATTTATAGCTACTGTAAATAGAAACACCAGGAGAAATCCAAATGTTTATTTGCTTAATGTATATTATCTTTCTTAAGGCATTAAGAGAACTGGCAAAACAGCATCCGAGTGTGATCACCATCATATGTCTTGGTAAATGTGCATGTGTCCTCctttgtgcatttaaaaattaaaataatatttaactgGAAACGATGTAGATGTCATTGATTTCTTATTGAGATTCGATAATATTATTATTGAGacgagatatattttttaatagaacTGCAGAACTGCTATTTGTTCTATTACTTCTAGATGCTGATGATCCATCCAGTGTCAAAGAGTCTGCAAAGAAAGTGGGATCTCTTCTGGGAAACAGTGGTTTGAACCTGCTTGTGAATAATGCTGGAATCGTGGCAAAGGGCACCATTCAGACCAGCAGTGTTGAAGACATGAAAAACACCTTCAACACCAACGTGATAGGACCCTTATTAGTCATTAAGGTAAGgtaaaaatcataattaatatTTCTGAAACAACAGTTTGTCTTCTAAACATCTAGGCTTGGCCTTTTATTGTAAAGAGACTACTAAAATTAGTGCTTTTGAGGAAGAACTAGTCACTAGATATGACAGAATTTGCAAGGTTCATAGAATTgtaccaaaataaaagcttaaacCAGGTTAACTGGACACTGCTGCACCAttgttatttctctttttttgtttgtagGAGTACTTACCATATCTACAAGCAGCGGCCAAAGCCAGTGGGACACCAGGCATGTCTTCTAATAAAGCAGCTGTTATCAATATCTCCACTATGGGGGGATCCATCAGCAAAATGCCTTCCTTATACGCACAGTTTCCAGTGTTGCCTTATTGTGTTAGTAAGGTACACCTGTATTGGCACTGTTAAACTAGATCTTATTCATTGCCCGTGAAGTATTGATGGCTTGAGCTGATGTATAACTCAAATGTTATGTTTACCTATCAGGCAGGTTTAAACATGCTGACTGTGTTAGCTGCTGAGGAGTTAAAGGCTGATGAGATCCTCTGCATGGCCCTTCACCCAGGATGGGTGAAAACTGATATGGGTGGGAAAAAAGTGAGTGTAGATTTATAAgtcaattttgtttatttttagccAAGGAAACCTATCAAAATGAGCttataattacaaaatgtttgAAATCTTTGAAACACTTCAGTGCAACCAACAACAAAAGTCCAAAATGTCATGTATGACGCATAACCCCAACTTCCAAAAAAggttgtaacattttgtaaatataaataaaaacagaatgcaatgatttgATTTGCAAATCTCATAAAACCATATTTTACTCAAAATAGAACATAAAAACGTCAAATGCTTAAACTCAGCAAATGTACCATTTTAGGGGGAAAATATGGTAATTTGAATTTGATGGCCGCAAAAcgtttcaaaaaagttgggacggggCACCAAAAGGCTGGAAAAGTAAGTGTTACTAAAAAGAAAATATCATGATTGTGCATAAAATGTGTGTCTGAGAGGCAGAATCTCTTAGAATTTAAGAGGCAGTGGTTCACCCAATCTGCCAAAAAC from Carassius carassius chromosome 1, fCarCar2.1, whole genome shotgun sequence includes:
- the LOC132124350 gene encoding C-signal-like encodes the protein MAVVKACKILITGANRGLGLEIVKQLSENSFPKQHIFATCRDPDGPKSEALRELVKKHPSAITIIRLDADDPSSVKDSAKKVGSLLGNSGLNLLVNNAGIVANGTIQTSSVEDMKNTFNTNVIGPLLIIREYLPYLQMAAKASGTPGMSSNKAAVINISSVAGSMTRMPSIYNHFPTLPYGVSKAGFNMLTVLAAEEFKADEILCVALHPGWVKTELGGDDATLESKESVEGMLRVIGSLTEKQHGGFLDYTGETVTW
- the LOC132151752 gene encoding C-signal-like; translation: MAAVKACNILITGANRGLGLETVKQLTEDSCPKRRIFATCRDPDGPKSEALRELAKQHPSVITIICLDADDPSSVKESAKKVGSLLGNSGLNLLVNNAGIVAKGTIQTSSVEDMKNTFNTNVIGPLLVIKEYLPYLQAAAKASGTPGMSSNKAAVINISTMGGSISKMPSLYAQFPVLPYCVSKAGLNMLTVLAAEELKADEILCMALHPGWVKTDMGGKKAPLEPKESVEGMLRVIGSLTEKHHGGFLDYTGEAIPW